A single Streptomyces sp. Edi2 DNA region contains:
- a CDS encoding pyridoxal phosphate-dependent aminotransferase, giving the protein MSAATPSASSPTDRRVSARVGSISESATLAVDAKAKALKAAGRPVIGFGAGEPDFPTPDYIVEAAIEACRNPKYHRYTPAGGLPELKTAIAAKTLRDSGYEIEAANVLVTNGGKQAIYEAFAAILDPGDEVIVPAPYWTTYPESIRLAGGVPVDVVADETTGYRVTVEQLEAARTERTKVLLFVSPSNPTGAVYTREQVEAVGRWAAEHGLWVLTDEIYEHLVYGDAEFSSLPVVVPELRDKCIIVNGVAKTYAMTGWRVGWAIGPKDVIKAAANLQSHATSNVSNVAQVAAIAAVSGDLTAVEEMKVAFDRRRRTIVRMLNEIDGVLCPEPEGAFYAYPSVKELLGKEIRGKRPQTSVELAGLILEEAEVAVVPGEAFGTPGYLRLSYALGDEDLVEGVSRLQKLLAEAK; this is encoded by the coding sequence ATGAGCGCTGCAACCCCTTCCGCATCGTCCCCCACCGACCGCCGGGTCTCGGCCCGCGTCGGTTCGATCTCCGAGTCCGCCACCCTCGCCGTCGACGCCAAGGCGAAGGCCCTCAAGGCGGCCGGACGCCCGGTGATCGGCTTCGGCGCCGGTGAGCCCGACTTCCCCACGCCCGACTACATCGTCGAGGCGGCGATCGAGGCCTGCCGCAACCCGAAGTACCACCGCTACACCCCGGCCGGCGGCCTCCCCGAGCTCAAGACCGCGATCGCCGCGAAGACGCTGCGCGACTCCGGATACGAGATCGAGGCCGCGAACGTCCTGGTGACGAACGGCGGCAAGCAGGCCATCTACGAGGCGTTCGCGGCGATCCTCGACCCGGGCGACGAGGTCATCGTCCCGGCCCCGTACTGGACCACCTACCCCGAGTCGATCCGGCTCGCGGGCGGTGTCCCGGTCGATGTGGTCGCCGACGAGACCACCGGCTACCGCGTGACCGTCGAGCAGCTGGAGGCGGCCCGTACGGAGCGCACCAAGGTGCTGCTCTTCGTGTCGCCGTCGAACCCGACCGGCGCGGTCTACACCCGCGAGCAGGTCGAGGCGGTCGGCCGCTGGGCCGCCGAGCACGGCCTGTGGGTGCTGACCGACGAGATCTACGAGCACCTGGTCTACGGCGACGCCGAGTTCTCGTCGCTGCCGGTGGTCGTGCCGGAGCTGCGCGACAAGTGCATCATCGTCAACGGCGTGGCGAAGACGTACGCGATGACCGGCTGGCGGGTGGGCTGGGCGATCGGCCCCAAGGACGTCATCAAGGCCGCCGCGAACCTCCAGTCGCACGCCACGTCCAACGTCTCCAACGTCGCCCAGGTGGCGGCCATCGCGGCGGTCTCCGGCGATCTGACGGCCGTCGAGGAGATGAAGGTCGCCTTCGACCGCCGCCGTCGCACGATCGTGCGGATGCTCAACGAGATCGACGGCGTGCTGTGCCCGGAGCCGGAGGGCGCGTTCTACGCGTACCCGTCGGTCAAGGAGCTGCTGGGCAAGGAGATCCGCGGCAAGCGCCCGCAGACCAGCGTCGAGCTGGCCGGGCTGATCCTGGAGGAGGCGGAGGTCGCCGTCGTCCCGGGTGAGGCCTTCGGCACCCCCGGCTACCTGCGGCTCTCCTACGCGCTGGGCGACGAGGACCTGGTCGAGGGCGTGTCGCGGCTGCAGAAGCTGCTGGCCGAGGCCAAGTGA
- the secE gene encoding preprotein translocase subunit SecE, with protein MTDALGSIDMPERGRSEDDTAESQKKPRRGGKRGKKGPFARLALFYRQVVAELRKVVWPTRNQLSTYTSVVIVFVVIIIGLVTVIDLGINRVVGYVFG; from the coding sequence GTGACGGACGCCCTGGGCTCCATCGACATGCCTGAGCGCGGTCGCTCCGAGGACGACACCGCGGAATCCCAGAAGAAGCCCCGCCGTGGCGGCAAGCGCGGCAAGAAGGGCCCCTTCGCGCGGCTCGCGCTCTTTTACCGCCAGGTTGTGGCGGAACTCCGCAAGGTCGTCTGGCCCACGCGTAACCAGCTGTCGACGTACACCAGTGTGGTGATCGTCTTCGTTGTCATCATCATCGGTCTCGTAACCGTGATTGACTTGGGAATCAACCGAGTCGTCGGGTACGTCTTCGGCTGA
- the rpmG gene encoding 50S ribosomal protein L33 has product MAATDVRPKITLACVECKERNYITKKNRRNDPDRLEMKKHCPRCNSHTAHRETR; this is encoded by the coding sequence GTGGCTGCCACCGACGTCCGCCCGAAGATCACGCTGGCCTGCGTGGAGTGCAAGGAGCGGAACTACATCACCAAGAAGAACCGGCGTAACGACCCGGACCGTCTTGAGATGAAGAAGCACTGCCCCCGTTGCAACTCGCACACCGCGCACCGCGAGACGCGATAA
- the rplL gene encoding 50S ribosomal protein L7/L12, with product MAKLSQEDLLAQFEEMTLIELSEFVKLFEEKFDVEAAAPVAVAAAGVPGAPAAEVEEQDEFDVILTGAGDKKIQVIKVVRELTSLGLKEAKDLVDGTPKPVLEKVAKDAAEKAAESLKGAGASVEVK from the coding sequence ATGGCGAAGCTCAGCCAGGAAGACCTGCTCGCGCAGTTCGAAGAGATGACCCTCATCGAGCTCTCCGAGTTCGTGAAGCTCTTCGAGGAGAAGTTCGACGTCGAGGCTGCCGCCCCGGTCGCCGTTGCCGCCGCCGGCGTCCCGGGTGCCCCGGCCGCCGAGGTCGAGGAGCAGGACGAGTTCGACGTCATCCTCACCGGTGCGGGCGACAAGAAGATCCAGGTCATCAAGGTCGTGCGTGAGCTGACCTCCCTGGGTCTGAAGGAGGCCAAGGACCTCGTCGACGGCACCCCGAAGCCCGTCCTCGAGAAGGTCGCCAAGGACGCCGCCGAGAAGGCCGCCGAGTCCCTCAAGGGCGCCGGCGCCTCCGTCGAGGTCAAGTGA
- a CDS encoding MaoC family dehydratase N-terminal domain-containing protein — MALDQSFVGRTYPPTDPYEVGREKIREFAEAIGDTNPAYTDAEAAKALGHCDVIAPPTFVFAITFQAAGQVIEDPQLGLDYSRVVHGDQKFAYTRPVRSGDRLSVTSTIEAIKSMAGNDIIDIRGEVHDEAGEHVVTAVTKLVARAAKEA, encoded by the coding sequence ATGGCGCTCGACCAGTCTTTTGTCGGACGCACGTACCCGCCCACCGACCCGTACGAGGTCGGCCGGGAAAAGATCCGCGAATTCGCCGAGGCGATCGGTGACACCAACCCCGCTTACACGGACGCCGAAGCGGCCAAGGCACTCGGGCACTGTGATGTGATCGCGCCGCCGACCTTTGTGTTCGCGATCACTTTCCAGGCCGCGGGCCAGGTCATCGAGGATCCGCAACTGGGTCTGGACTACAGCCGGGTGGTGCACGGCGACCAGAAGTTCGCCTACACCCGGCCGGTGCGCAGCGGGGACCGGCTGAGCGTCACCTCCACCATCGAGGCCATCAAGTCCATGGCGGGCAACGACATCATCGATATCCGCGGTGAGGTGCACGACGAGGCGGGCGAGCATGTCGTGACCGCCGTCACCAAGCTGGTGGCACGCGCCGCGAAGGAGGCCTGA
- the rplA gene encoding 50S ribosomal protein L1 yields MKRSKTLRTADAKIDRERVYAPLEAVRLAKETTSVKFDATVEVAMRLGVDPRKADQMVRGTVNLPHGTGKTARVLVFATGDRAAAAEAAGADIVGSDELIDEVSKGRLDFDAVVATPDLMGKVGRLGRVLGPRGLMPNPKTGTVTPDVAKAVTDIKGGKIEFRVDKHANLHFIIGKVSFDETKLVENYAAALEEINRLKPSAAKGRYIKKATVTTTMGPGIPLDANRTRNLLVEDEAV; encoded by the coding sequence GTGAAGCGCAGCAAGACTCTTCGCACCGCGGACGCGAAGATCGACCGGGAGCGTGTGTACGCCCCCCTCGAGGCCGTCCGTCTCGCCAAGGAGACCACCTCCGTCAAGTTCGACGCGACCGTCGAGGTCGCCATGCGCCTGGGTGTCGACCCGCGCAAGGCCGACCAGATGGTCCGTGGCACCGTGAACCTCCCGCACGGCACCGGTAAGACCGCCCGGGTCCTGGTCTTCGCGACCGGTGACCGTGCTGCGGCCGCGGAAGCCGCCGGCGCCGACATCGTCGGCTCGGACGAACTGATCGACGAGGTCTCCAAGGGCCGTCTGGACTTCGACGCCGTCGTCGCCACCCCGGACCTCATGGGCAAGGTCGGCCGCCTCGGCCGCGTGCTCGGTCCGCGTGGTCTGATGCCGAACCCGAAGACCGGCACCGTCACCCCGGATGTCGCCAAGGCTGTCACCGACATCAAGGGCGGCAAGATCGAGTTCCGCGTGGACAAGCACGCGAACCTCCACTTCATCATCGGCAAGGTCTCCTTCGACGAGACCAAGCTGGTGGAGAACTACGCCGCGGCGCTCGAGGAGATCAACCGCCTCAAGCCGTCCGCAGCCAAGGGCCGCTACATCAAGAAGGCGACCGTCACCACCACGATGGGCCCCGGCATCCCGCTGGACGCCAACCGCACCCGTAACCTCCTCGTCGAGGACGAGGCCGTCTGA
- a CDS encoding amidohydrolase family protein, whose protein sequence is MSDSSSPQPQPGKPGGGGRYARSDSGALVLCGARLADGRTVDVRLGGGCIEAVGTAGSLAPQGARVDLAGYLLLPAPAEPHAHCDTALTADAEGPASGSPEDVQRRTTEAALLQLGHGATASRSHVRIGDVQGLRSLEAVLQARRSLRGLADLAAVAVPRVLTGVAGADGLAMLRDAVKMGAAVIGGCPDLDPDPAGYVETVLELAGEHGCPVDLHTDGDDPARLARFAAMSGGLRPGVALGPCSGMARMPRSVAARVAEQLAAAGVAVVCLPQGDCTGLERYGSRVSRPAPVRLLRAAGVRVAAGSGALRDVANPVGRGDPLEAAYLLASLGEATPDAAYETVSSAARATLGLPEVRVEAGFPAELLAVRGERIAGVLSLAYSRIVIHRGRVVARTSAVREYCDSAAEVALELPRQSQR, encoded by the coding sequence ATGTCCGACAGCAGTTCGCCGCAGCCCCAGCCGGGAAAGCCCGGCGGCGGCGGCCGCTACGCCAGGTCGGACAGCGGTGCGCTGGTGCTGTGCGGCGCCCGGCTCGCCGACGGCAGGACGGTGGACGTACGGCTCGGCGGCGGGTGCATCGAGGCCGTCGGAACAGCCGGCAGCCTCGCCCCGCAGGGCGCCCGCGTCGACCTCGCCGGCTACCTCCTGCTCCCCGCCCCCGCCGAACCCCATGCGCACTGCGACACCGCCCTGACGGCGGACGCCGAGGGCCCCGCCTCGGGGTCCCCCGAGGACGTCCAGCGGCGGACGACCGAGGCCGCGCTGCTGCAGCTGGGGCACGGCGCCACCGCTTCGCGCAGCCACGTCCGGATCGGCGACGTACAGGGCCTGCGTTCGCTGGAGGCGGTGCTGCAGGCCCGCCGGTCGCTGCGCGGGCTGGCCGACCTGGCGGCGGTCGCGGTGCCGCGGGTGCTGACCGGGGTGGCCGGGGCGGACGGGCTGGCGATGCTGCGGGACGCCGTGAAGATGGGCGCCGCGGTCATCGGCGGCTGCCCGGACCTCGACCCCGATCCGGCCGGGTACGTCGAGACGGTCCTGGAGCTGGCCGGGGAGCACGGCTGTCCGGTGGATCTGCACACCGACGGTGACGATCCGGCGCGGCTGGCGCGGTTCGCGGCGATGTCCGGCGGGCTGCGGCCGGGTGTCGCCCTCGGGCCGTGCTCGGGGATGGCACGGATGCCGCGGAGCGTGGCGGCGCGGGTCGCCGAGCAGTTGGCGGCCGCCGGGGTCGCCGTCGTCTGTCTGCCGCAGGGCGACTGCACGGGGCTGGAGCGGTACGGCTCGCGGGTGTCGCGGCCGGCGCCCGTACGGCTGCTGCGGGCGGCCGGGGTGCGGGTGGCGGCGGGCAGCGGGGCGCTGCGGGACGTGGCGAACCCGGTCGGGCGGGGCGACCCCCTGGAGGCGGCCTATCTCCTGGCTTCCCTGGGGGAGGCGACGCCGGATGCGGCGTACGAGACCGTGAGTTCGGCGGCGCGGGCGACGCTGGGCCTGCCCGAGGTGCGGGTCGAGGCGGGCTTCCCGGCGGAGCTGCTGGCGGTGCGCGGCGAGCGGATCGCCGGGGTGCTCTCGCTGGCCTACAGCCGGATCGTGATCCACCGCGGGCGGGTGGTCGCCCGTACCAGCGCGGTGCGGGAGTACTGCGACTCGGCGGCGGAGGTGGCGCTGGAGCTGCCGCGGCAGTCGCAGCGCTGA
- a CDS encoding MaoC family dehydratase, producing the protein MTATISYDEVEVGTELPAQTFPVSRATLVRYAGASGDFNPIHWNEKFAKEVGLPDVIAHGMFTMAEAIRVVTDWVGDPGAVAEYGVRFTKPVVVPNDETGALIEVTAKVAAKLDDDDRTVRVDLTAMSAGQKVLGMSRAVVRLA; encoded by the coding sequence ATGACCGCCACGATTTCCTACGACGAGGTCGAGGTCGGCACCGAACTCCCGGCGCAGACCTTCCCCGTGAGCCGCGCCACGCTCGTCCGGTACGCGGGCGCCTCCGGCGACTTCAACCCGATCCACTGGAACGAGAAGTTCGCCAAGGAGGTCGGACTGCCGGACGTCATCGCCCACGGCATGTTCACCATGGCCGAGGCGATCCGGGTGGTGACCGACTGGGTTGGTGACCCGGGCGCGGTCGCCGAGTACGGCGTGCGCTTCACCAAGCCCGTCGTCGTCCCCAACGACGAGACCGGTGCCCTGATCGAGGTCACCGCCAAGGTCGCCGCCAAGCTGGACGACGACGACCGTACGGTCCGGGTCGACCTCACCGCGATGAGCGCGGGCCAGAAGGTGCTGGGCATGTCCCGCGCCGTGGTCCGTCTCGCCTGA
- a CDS encoding NAD(P)H-binding protein, with amino-acid sequence MRIVIAGGHGQIALRLERLLAGRGDEVAGIVRRPEQAGDLLAAGAEPVVCDLESASVEDVARHMEGADAAVFAAGAGPGSGSERKESVDRGAARLFADAAEAAGVRRFLVISSMGADREPPEGTDPVFAAYLRAKAAADADIRSRAGLDWTILRPGMLTNDPGPGLVTLADATGRGPVPRDDVAATLMALLDEPGTIGKTLELIAGDVPVVDAVRAVSAAQR; translated from the coding sequence ATGCGCATTGTCATCGCAGGTGGACATGGTCAGATCGCGCTGCGGCTGGAGCGGTTGCTCGCCGGGCGCGGGGACGAGGTCGCGGGCATCGTCCGCCGGCCGGAGCAGGCCGGCGATTTGCTGGCCGCGGGCGCCGAGCCGGTGGTCTGCGACCTGGAGTCGGCGTCGGTGGAGGACGTCGCCCGGCACATGGAAGGCGCCGACGCGGCCGTCTTCGCGGCGGGTGCGGGGCCGGGCAGCGGCAGCGAGCGCAAGGAGTCGGTGGACCGCGGCGCGGCGCGGCTCTTCGCGGACGCGGCCGAGGCCGCGGGCGTACGGCGTTTCCTCGTCATCTCCTCCATGGGCGCGGACCGCGAGCCCCCCGAGGGCACCGACCCGGTCTTCGCGGCCTACCTGCGGGCCAAGGCCGCCGCCGATGCGGACATCCGGTCCCGGGCCGGCCTGGACTGGACGATCCTGCGGCCGGGCATGCTGACGAACGACCCCGGCCCCGGCCTGGTGACGCTGGCCGACGCGACCGGCCGCGGCCCCGTCCCGCGCGACGATGTCGCCGCCACCCTGATGGCACTCCTCGACGAACCGGGCACGATCGGCAAGACGTTGGAGCTGATCGCCGGGGATGTGCCGGTGGTGGACGCGGTGCGGGCGGTGTCGGCGGCGCAGCGGTAG
- the rplJ gene encoding 50S ribosomal protein L10: MATSDKNAAVAEITGKLRDSHAAVVTSYTGLSVAQLKELRRSLGENAQYRVVKNTLTKIAAKEAGIQLDEHLKGSTAVAFVTGDPVTAAKGLRDFAKENPALVIKGGVLDGKALTADEIKKLADLESREVLLAKLAGGMKASMAKAAATFQAPLTKFARTADALRSKVEQGGAGTPAPAEAAE; encoded by the coding sequence ATGGCGACGTCTGACAAGAACGCAGCTGTTGCGGAGATCACGGGGAAGCTCCGTGACTCCCACGCAGCTGTTGTGACTTCTTACACCGGACTGAGTGTGGCGCAGCTCAAGGAGTTGCGTCGTTCTCTCGGCGAGAACGCTCAGTACCGTGTGGTGAAGAACACGCTGACCAAGATCGCGGCCAAGGAGGCCGGGATTCAGCTGGACGAGCACCTCAAGGGCTCGACCGCTGTCGCCTTCGTGACCGGTGACCCGGTCACGGCGGCGAAGGGTCTTCGTGACTTCGCCAAGGAAAACCCCGCTCTCGTCATCAAGGGCGGTGTCCTTGACGGTAAGGCGCTGACCGCCGACGAGATCAAGAAGCTTGCGGACCTCGAGTCCCGCGAGGTTCTGCTCGCCAAGCTGGCGGGTGGCATGAAGGCGTCCATGGCCAAGGCCGCGGCGACCTTCCAGGCCCCGCTCACGAAGTTCGCCCGCACCGCGGACGCGCTTCGCAGCAAGGTCGAGCAGGGCGGTGCCGGTACGCCGGCTCCCGCCGAGGCTGCCGAATAG
- the nusG gene encoding transcription termination/antitermination protein NusG has product MSDPNLNDAADSAEPAAADVDAAASAEVEGDDTALEIVEAADEVDELDSEDAAAGEPAEEAAVHVEEDAEALAEVAEDEEQEPVDPVAALRDELRGLPGEWYVIHTYAGYENRVKTNLEQRAVSLNVEDFIFQAEVPQEEVAQIKNGERKTIRQNKLPGYVLVRMDLTNESWGVVRNTPGVTGFVGNAYDPYPLTLDEIVKMLAPEAEEKAAKEAAAAEGKPAPSRKVEVQVLDFEVGDSVTVTDGPFATLQATINEINADSKKVKGLVEIFGRETPVELSFDQIQKN; this is encoded by the coding sequence GTGTCTGACCCGAACCTGAACGACGCCGCCGACTCCGCAGAGCCGGCAGCGGCCGACGTTGACGCGGCTGCCTCGGCCGAGGTCGAGGGCGACGACACCGCGCTTGAGATCGTCGAGGCCGCCGACGAGGTCGACGAGCTCGACTCCGAGGATGCCGCCGCCGGCGAGCCCGCCGAAGAGGCTGCGGTGCACGTCGAAGAGGACGCCGAGGCCCTTGCCGAGGTCGCCGAGGACGAGGAGCAGGAGCCGGTGGACCCGGTGGCCGCCCTCCGCGACGAGCTCCGTGGCCTGCCCGGTGAGTGGTATGTCATCCACACCTACGCCGGCTACGAGAACCGCGTGAAGACCAACCTCGAACAGCGTGCCGTCTCGCTGAACGTCGAGGACTTCATCTTCCAGGCCGAGGTGCCGCAGGAAGAGGTCGCGCAGATCAAGAACGGCGAGCGCAAGACCATCCGCCAGAACAAGCTCCCTGGCTACGTGCTCGTGCGCATGGACCTGACGAACGAGTCCTGGGGCGTCGTCCGCAACACCCCGGGCGTCACCGGCTTCGTCGGCAACGCCTACGACCCCTACCCGCTGACGCTGGACGAGATCGTCAAGATGCTCGCCCCGGAGGCCGAGGAGAAGGCCGCCAAGGAGGCCGCCGCGGCCGAGGGCAAGCCGGCGCCGTCCCGCAAGGTCGAGGTCCAGGTGCTCGACTTCGAGGTGGGCGACTCCGTCACCGTCACCGACGGCCCGTTCGCGACGCTGCAGGCGACGATCAACGAGATCAACGCCGACTCGAAGAAGGTCAAGGGCCTCGTCGAGATCTTCGGCCGCGAGACCCCGGTCGAGCTGAGCTTCGACCAGATCCAGAAGAACTAG
- the rplK gene encoding 50S ribosomal protein L11, producing MPPKKKKVTGLIKLQISAGAANPAPPVGPALGQHGVNIMEFCKAYNAATESQRGMVVPVEITVYEDRSFTFITKTPPAAKLILKAAGVEKGSGEPHKTKVAKITRDQVRDIATTKMPDLNANDLDAAEKIIAGTARSMGITVEG from the coding sequence ATGCCTCCCAAGAAGAAGAAGGTCACGGGGCTTATCAAGCTCCAGATCAGCGCCGGCGCCGCAAACCCGGCCCCGCCGGTCGGCCCCGCGCTGGGCCAGCACGGCGTCAACATCATGGAGTTCTGCAAGGCCTACAACGCCGCGACCGAGTCGCAGCGTGGCATGGTCGTGCCGGTGGAGATCACGGTCTACGAAGACCGTTCCTTCACCTTCATCACCAAGACCCCGCCGGCCGCGAAGCTCATCCTGAAGGCCGCGGGCGTGGAGAAGGGCTCCGGCGAGCCGCACAAGACCAAGGTCGCCAAGATCACGCGCGACCAGGTCCGTGACATCGCCACCACCAAGATGCCCGACCTGAACGCCAACGACCTGGACGCCGCCGAGAAGATCATCGCCGGCACCGCCCGTTCCATGGGCATCACGGTCGAGGGCTGA
- a CDS encoding UDP-N-acetylmuramate dehydrogenase: MQELHDAPLAPLTTFRLGGPATRLVTATTDDEVIAAVRAADEAGTPLLIIGGGSNLVIGDKGFDGTALRIATRGFALDGTDLTLAAGENWSDAVARTVEAGLAGVECLAGIPGSAGATPIQNVGAYGQEVSATITEVVAYDRRAGETVTLPNEECGFSYRHSRFKEHPDRFVVLRVRFALEDAGGLSAPLKYPETARALGVEAGDRVPAAVARQTVLALRAGKGMVLDADDHDTWSAGSFFTNPILTEAEHTAFLQRARDRLGPDVAPPAFPAGEGLVKTSAAWLIDRAGFTKGYGSGPARISTKHTLALTNRGRATTEDLLALAREVRDGVHAAFGVTLVNEPVTVGVSL, encoded by the coding sequence GTGCAGGAACTCCACGACGCGCCCCTCGCCCCGCTGACCACCTTCCGCCTCGGCGGACCGGCCACCCGCCTCGTCACGGCCACCACCGACGACGAGGTGATCGCGGCCGTCCGCGCGGCCGACGAAGCCGGGACCCCGCTGCTGATCATCGGCGGCGGCAGCAACCTCGTGATCGGCGACAAGGGCTTCGACGGCACGGCCCTGCGCATCGCCACCCGCGGCTTCGCGCTCGACGGCACGGACCTCACCCTCGCCGCCGGCGAGAACTGGTCCGACGCGGTCGCCCGTACGGTCGAAGCCGGACTGGCCGGTGTCGAGTGCCTGGCCGGCATCCCCGGCTCGGCGGGCGCCACCCCGATCCAGAACGTGGGCGCGTACGGCCAGGAGGTCTCCGCCACGATCACCGAGGTCGTCGCCTACGACCGCCGGGCCGGCGAGACGGTCACCCTCCCGAACGAGGAGTGCGGCTTCTCGTACCGCCACAGCCGCTTCAAGGAGCACCCCGATCGGTTCGTGGTGCTGCGGGTGCGCTTCGCCCTGGAGGACGCCGGAGGCCTCTCCGCGCCCCTGAAGTACCCCGAGACGGCCCGCGCCCTCGGCGTCGAGGCCGGAGACCGGGTCCCGGCCGCCGTCGCCCGTCAGACCGTCCTGGCGCTGCGCGCCGGCAAGGGCATGGTGCTGGACGCCGACGACCACGACACCTGGTCGGCCGGCTCCTTCTTCACCAACCCGATCCTCACCGAGGCCGAGCACACCGCCTTCCTCCAGCGGGCCCGGGACCGCCTCGGCCCCGACGTCGCCCCGCCCGCCTTCCCGGCCGGCGAGGGCCTGGTGAAGACCTCCGCCGCCTGGCTCATCGACCGGGCCGGCTTCACCAAGGGCTACGGCAGCGGCCCGGCCCGTATCTCCACCAAGCACACCCTCGCGCTCACCAACCGCGGCAGGGCCACCACGGAGGACCTGCTCGCCCTGGCCCGCGAGGTCCGCGACGGTGTCCATGCCGCCTTCGGCGTCACGCTCGTCAACGAACCGGTCACGGTCGGCGTCAGCCTCTAG
- a CDS encoding adenosine deaminase, translating into MESVRARGGAAPRDLRRLPKAHLHLHFTGSMRSATLLELADKYGVHLPEALRGGEPPRLRATDERGWFRFQRLYDIARSCLREPDDIRRLVREAAEEDVRDGSRWLEIQVDPTSYAPRLGGLIPALEIILDAVHGASRDTGLGIRVVVAANRMKHPLDARTLARLAVRYADRGVIGFGLSNDERRGFARDFDRAFAIAREGGLLAAPHGGELSGPSSVRDCLDDLHAGRVGHGVRAAEDPVLLRRLASRGVTCEVCPASNVALGVYEKPEDVPLRTLFEAGVPMALGADDPLLFGARLAAQYEIARTAHGFTDAELAELARQSVRGSCAPQDEQQRLLTEIDGWLGG; encoded by the coding sequence ATGGAGAGCGTTCGTGCCCGCGGCGGAGCCGCACCTCGAGACCTGCGCCGACTGCCGAAGGCCCATCTGCACCTGCACTTCACCGGTTCGATGCGGTCCGCGACCCTGCTGGAGCTCGCCGACAAGTACGGCGTCCATCTGCCCGAGGCGTTGCGGGGCGGTGAGCCGCCCCGGCTGAGGGCCACGGACGAGCGCGGCTGGTTCCGCTTCCAGCGGCTCTACGACATCGCGCGGTCGTGCCTGCGGGAACCCGACGACATCCGGCGGCTGGTCCGCGAGGCAGCCGAGGAGGATGTCCGCGACGGGTCGCGCTGGCTGGAGATCCAGGTCGACCCGACCTCGTACGCACCGCGGCTGGGCGGGCTGATCCCGGCCCTGGAGATCATCCTGGACGCGGTGCACGGTGCCTCCCGTGACACCGGGCTCGGCATCCGCGTCGTGGTCGCCGCGAACCGCATGAAGCACCCGCTGGACGCCCGCACGCTGGCGCGTCTCGCGGTGCGCTACGCCGACCGGGGGGTGATCGGCTTCGGGCTGTCCAACGACGAACGCCGCGGTTTCGCCCGGGACTTCGACCGTGCCTTCGCCATCGCCAGGGAAGGCGGGCTGCTGGCGGCACCGCACGGCGGCGAGCTGTCGGGGCCGTCGAGCGTCCGGGACTGCCTGGACGATCTGCACGCCGGCCGGGTGGGGCACGGCGTACGGGCCGCGGAGGACCCCGTGCTGCTGCGCCGGCTGGCCTCGCGCGGGGTGACCTGCGAGGTGTGCCCGGCGTCGAACGTGGCGCTGGGGGTCTACGAGAAGCCCGAGGACGTGCCGCTGCGGACGCTCTTCGAGGCCGGCGTGCCGATGGCGCTGGGCGCGGACGATCCGCTGCTGTTCGGCGCGCGGCTGGCCGCGCAGTACGAGATCGCCCGCACCGCACACGGCTTCACGGACGCCGAACTGGCCGAACTCGCCCGGCAGTCGGTCCGCGGCTCGTGCGCCCCGCAGGACGAGCAGCAGCGGCTGCTGACGGAGATCGACGGCTGGCTGGGCGGGTAG
- a CDS encoding YajQ family cyclic di-GMP-binding protein: protein MADSSFDIVSKVERQEVDNALNQAAKEISQRYDFKGVGASIEWSGEKIEMRANAEERVKAVLDIFQSKLVKRGISLKALDAGEPQASGKEYKIFASIEEGISQDNAKKVAKIIRDEGPKGVKAQVQGDELRVSSKSRDDLQAVQQLLKGKDLDFALQFVNYR, encoded by the coding sequence ATGGCCGACTCCAGTTTCGACATCGTCTCGAAGGTAGAGCGGCAGGAGGTCGACAACGCCCTCAACCAGGCCGCCAAGGAGATCTCGCAGCGCTACGACTTCAAGGGCGTGGGCGCGTCGATCGAGTGGTCGGGCGAGAAGATCGAGATGCGGGCCAACGCCGAGGAGCGGGTGAAGGCCGTGCTCGACATCTTCCAGTCCAAGCTGGTCAAGCGCGGGATCTCGCTGAAGGCGCTGGACGCCGGTGAGCCGCAGGCCTCGGGCAAGGAGTACAAGATCTTCGCCTCGATCGAGGAGGGGATCTCGCAGGACAACGCCAAGAAGGTCGCCAAGATCATCCGCGACGAGGGCCCGAAGGGCGTCAAGGCGCAGGTGCAGGGCGACGAGCTGCGGGTCAGCTCGAAGAGCCGGGACGACCTGCAGGCGGTGCAGCAGCTACTCAAGGGCAAGGACCTGGACTTCGCCCTGCAGTTCGTGAACTACCGGTAG